In Candidatus Binatia bacterium, one DNA window encodes the following:
- the dksA gene encoding RNA polymerase-binding protein DksA — protein MKPADLQYFRELLVARRTELLNEAERTAQDMGDDAEGFPDPTDRGVLESDRNLLLRIRDRERKLISKIDEALSRIGDGSFGYCEECGEEISVERLKARPVTTLCIECKAAQEERERLGAR, from the coding sequence ATGAAGCCAGCCGATCTGCAGTACTTTCGCGAGTTGCTCGTCGCCCGCCGCACCGAGCTCCTGAACGAAGCGGAGCGCACCGCCCAGGACATGGGCGACGACGCCGAGGGGTTCCCCGACCCGACCGACCGCGGTGTGCTGGAAAGCGACCGCAACCTGCTGCTGCGCATCCGCGACCGCGAGCGCAAGCTGATCTCGAAGATCGACGAGGCGCTGAGCAGGATCGGCGACGGCAGCTTCGGTTACTGCGAGGAGTGCGGCGAGGAGATCTCGGTCGAGCGGCTGAAGGCGCGTCCGGTGACGACGCTGTGCATCGAGTGCAAGGCCGCGCAGGAAGAGCGCGAGCGCCTCGGCGCCCGCTGA
- a CDS encoding dienelactone hydrolase family protein, which translates to MTERIKERDPLTDFERRDIELLGKKKLVFVSGSGPAVIVMTEMPCISPEVARFARWVRDAGFTVWMPNLFGDPGRPPTLLRGIAGIARACISREFKAFASNESSPIVDWLRALAAHAYPLCGGKGVGAIGMCFTGNFALSMMLEPAMLAPVLSQPSLPLNNPAGMHISPDELAAVKQRLEREDLTVLAYRFAGDTFCRAERFAAYQAALGDRFVARVLPDSAANPNALMKTPHSVVTAHLIDRDGEPTRQAVDEIIGFFRQRLA; encoded by the coding sequence ATGACCGAACGCATCAAGGAGCGCGACCCCCTCACCGACTTCGAGCGCCGCGACATCGAGCTGCTCGGCAAGAAGAAGCTGGTCTTCGTGTCGGGCTCGGGACCCGCTGTCATCGTCATGACAGAGATGCCCTGCATCTCGCCCGAGGTCGCCCGCTTCGCGCGCTGGGTGCGCGACGCCGGCTTCACGGTCTGGATGCCGAACCTGTTCGGCGACCCGGGGCGGCCGCCGACGCTCTTGCGCGGCATCGCGGGGATCGCGCGGGCGTGCATCAGCCGCGAGTTCAAGGCGTTCGCGTCCAACGAGTCGAGCCCGATCGTCGACTGGCTGCGCGCGCTCGCGGCGCACGCGTATCCGCTCTGCGGCGGCAAAGGCGTTGGCGCGATCGGCATGTGCTTCACCGGCAACTTCGCGCTCTCGATGATGCTCGAGCCGGCGATGCTCGCGCCGGTGCTGTCGCAGCCGTCGCTGCCGCTGAACAACCCCGCGGGGATGCACATCTCCCCGGACGAGCTCGCAGCCGTCAAGCAACGACTCGAGCGCGAGGACCTGACGGTGCTCGCCTACCGCTTCGCGGGCGACACCTTCTGCCGCGCCGAGCGCTTCGCGGCGTATCAGGCCGCGCTCGGCGACCGCTTCGTCGCCCGCGTGCTGCCGGATTCGGCGGCGAATCCGAACGCGCTGATGAAGACGCCGCACAGCGTGGTGACGGCGCACCTGATCGACCGCGACGGCGAGCCGACGCGTCAGGCGGTCGACGAGATCATCGGCTTCTTCCGCCAGCGTCTCGCTTGA
- a CDS encoding EthD domain-containing protein — protein sequence MRKLIFLCHRKPELTHERYTEHLLRSHVPIALRHHPTLRRYVVNEVTLGLLPGPKELDSIGELSFATLDDYRERLYDSPEGRKVVSEDVAQFIGGADGYACSEYVRKGADRPGPYENASPAPTPGAKLVLCLKRKPDMTHEAFVEHWLGTHAKLVLEHGERLAKYVQNVVDQKLSPEAVDYDGFAELHFASEDDFMAQMASHAQGPNPVQEDTANFVGEMAVWRVVEHVARIP from the coding sequence ATGCGCAAGCTGATCTTCCTCTGCCACCGCAAGCCCGAGCTGACGCACGAGCGCTACACGGAGCACCTGCTGCGCAGCCACGTGCCGATCGCGCTGCGCCACCACCCGACGCTCAGGCGCTACGTGGTCAACGAGGTCACGCTCGGCCTCTTGCCGGGACCGAAGGAGCTCGACTCGATCGGCGAGCTGTCGTTCGCGACGCTCGACGACTACCGCGAGCGCCTCTACGACTCGCCCGAGGGCCGCAAGGTCGTCTCCGAAGACGTCGCGCAGTTCATCGGCGGCGCGGACGGCTACGCGTGCAGCGAGTACGTCCGCAAGGGCGCCGACCGTCCGGGACCGTACGAGAACGCCTCACCGGCGCCGACGCCCGGCGCGAAGCTCGTGCTCTGCCTCAAGCGCAAGCCCGACATGACGCACGAGGCGTTCGTCGAGCACTGGCTCGGCACGCACGCGAAGCTCGTCCTCGAGCACGGCGAGCGGCTCGCGAAGTACGTGCAGAACGTCGTCGACCAGAAGCTCTCGCCCGAGGCGGTCGACTACGACGGCTTCGCCGAGCTGCACTTCGCGAGCGAGGACGACTTCATGGCGCAGATGGCGAGCCACGCGCAGGGTCCGAACCCGGTGCAGGAGGACACCGCGAACTTCGTCGGCGAGATGGCGGTGTGGCGCGTGGTCGAGCACGTCGCCCGGATTCCCTGA
- a CDS encoding SDR family NAD(P)-dependent oxidoreductase, giving the protein MSGRLRDKVAIVVGGGQTPGETLGNGKATALLFAREGASVVVVDRNEEAARDTERAIAAEGGRATVVVADVSRSEDCARIAEESIRAYGRIDVLHNNVGIGVFGGPVELSEEDWDRVIDVNLKSMFLTCKHVLPHMERQGSGSIINVSSLASIRCSPIPMLSYNTSKAGVNALTRTIAMQYAAKGIRANAILPGLIHTPMAVDEVVRVYGIDRDKLVRAREQAVPMQRMGEAWDVAYAALYLASDESKYVTGVLLPVDGGLTCKG; this is encoded by the coding sequence ATGAGCGGAAGACTGCGCGACAAGGTGGCGATCGTCGTCGGCGGCGGGCAGACGCCGGGCGAAACGCTCGGCAACGGCAAGGCGACGGCGCTGCTGTTCGCGCGCGAGGGCGCCTCCGTCGTGGTCGTCGACCGCAACGAGGAAGCGGCGCGCGACACCGAGCGCGCGATCGCCGCCGAGGGCGGCCGCGCGACCGTGGTCGTCGCCGACGTCTCGCGCAGCGAGGACTGCGCGCGCATCGCCGAGGAGTCGATCCGCGCCTACGGCCGCATCGACGTGCTGCACAACAACGTCGGCATCGGCGTGTTCGGCGGTCCGGTCGAGCTCTCGGAGGAAGATTGGGACCGCGTCATCGACGTCAATCTCAAGTCGATGTTCCTGACGTGCAAGCACGTGCTGCCGCACATGGAGCGTCAGGGCAGCGGCTCGATCATCAACGTCTCGTCGCTCGCCTCGATCCGCTGCTCGCCGATCCCGATGCTGTCCTACAACACGTCGAAGGCCGGCGTGAACGCGCTCACGCGGACGATCGCGATGCAGTACGCCGCCAAGGGCATCCGCGCGAACGCGATCCTGCCGGGGCTGATCCACACGCCGATGGCGGTCGACGAGGTGGTGCGGGTCTACGGCATCGACCGCGACAAGCTCGTGCGCGCGCGCGAGCAGGCGGTACCGATGCAGCGCATGGGCGAGGCCTGGGACGTCGCCTACGCCGCGCTCTACCTCGCCTCGGACGAATCCAAGTACGTGACCGGCGTGCTGCTGCCGGTCGACGGCGGGCTCACCTGCAAGGGCTGA